A genomic region of Leptospira mtsangambouensis contains the following coding sequences:
- the rplD gene encoding 50S ribosomal protein L4, with protein MKARKYNKEGVFVSEVELPAELFATGISLGAIYDAVKAENANNRQGTHSTKDRSEVRGGGIKPWAQKGTGRARQGSIRAPHFVGGGIIHGPKPRDYSSNLSRSVKKKAVLSILNKKAEENRIAIIEDVEPSSYSTKSIYNILKNMDIAEKGNVGFVVAGENQFLKKSTRNIENLKYVNSKRVVCRDILYNNNLVISESALKELQAQYSKKG; from the coding sequence ATGAAAGCGCGTAAATACAATAAAGAAGGCGTATTCGTAAGCGAAGTTGAACTTCCGGCAGAATTATTTGCTACCGGCATTTCGCTTGGAGCCATCTATGATGCGGTTAAAGCTGAAAATGCGAACAATAGACAAGGAACACACTCTACAAAAGATCGTTCCGAAGTTCGCGGTGGGGGAATTAAACCTTGGGCTCAAAAAGGAACTGGTCGTGCAAGACAAGGATCCATCAGAGCTCCACATTTCGTTGGTGGTGGTATCATTCATGGACCAAAACCAAGAGATTATTCCTCTAACTTGTCACGCAGCGTTAAGAAAAAGGCTGTTCTCTCCATCCTTAACAAAAAGGCAGAAGAAAACAGAATCGCGATCATAGAAGACGTAGAACCTTCTTCTTACTCTACAAAGTCCATCTACAACATTTTGAAGAACATGGACATTGCAGAGAAGGGTAACGTGGGTTTTGTGGTAGCTGGTGAAAACCAATTCCTCAAAAAATCCACTCGCAATATAGAGAACCTCAAATATGTGAACAGCAAACGAGTCGTTTGCCGAGACATCCTCTATAATAACAATTTAGTAATCTCTGAAAGCGCTTTAAAAGAGCTTCAGGCACAGTATTCTAAGAAAGGATAA